The segment aaaacaaaaccaaaaaaaacccggAGCaaaatcatgggaaaaaaacagcgCTGGGCATTCGTAGCTGCCAAAAAACTCGCTATTTATAGCCCCAGATTTGCCTTTACCCTGGGACATGGGAGCAGGCGCATAGAAAATTTCATTCTCGTTGTCTGATCCCAGGCAGTGGCCAGAGTTACTGACTCTTTGTGGTGTGGATAGGGACCGTGAAACCGAGCCCACACAAATCCAAAGTTTGATCTCTcgagggagaaaacaaaaaaacccaaacaaacaaacaaatccttttctctctttgtttttgtttgatttttttgttgttattgttgttgggttttttttattattattattaagcTTTCTTCTAAGAAACACCCAGagatttcagtaatttcactattataagccgcactgagtataagccgcacgttacaatacagagtgtgataaaaggtatctattctatcaccatctgttgagggtgggggcagtgatccttatctcaacagcagatattctgctaatgggccatccattgaaaccaggtggggcattgttctttatcttttcacaacccacccttcctctagtgagtcattttctgttaatggcccgttgagtcccactgtgtgactgataaaattactgcatcccattggaagttgctccagccagggcgaagagcccaacatttcttaccaagataaaagcagaggttttgggacactaagggagcccctttctccactggactccagaggaaaaccggatttctccacatcaccactggacctccagagggaaactgcaccttgtacaggagcactgcttcaactgaatcacatctgtcactgcaggaggacgcagccaccatttaatgggactgctaccaacaccctgcctgacagggtgtcaggttgtactctgactttgtcagggtttggagtttgtttctttgtcgtactgtatttctgttttaatttccctagtaaagactcttattcttaattcccatatttttgcctgaaagccccttgatttcaaaattataataatttggagggaggggctttactttctccatttcaaagaggagctcctgcctttctcagcagacacctgtcctccaaactaaaacagcaacttttcgttctttgtccgtatataagctgcacctgattataagccgcactttgggttcggaccaaaattttagtcaaaatggtgcggcttataatcgtgaaattactgtactttattaaCAGCAGACCAACTTAATGCTTAATTAGGCATTAATTAAGGCACTTATTGTTCTTTCTGAAGGAGAATCTTAGCCTATAGAAGAattctgcagcagcaagagaagTCAGGGCTATGCTAGGTATAActattttcccaaaaattctctcCGGGGTGAGGTGGTGGTGCAGGGACTGCCCCAAGGAGGAGGGCGGGCCAGGCGCAGTCCCGCCGGGAGTCGTTGCTTATCGTGCCGCTTATTGCGGGGATCAGGGGACAGCCGAGTGCCCTCTGTCAGGGCCGGGCAGCTGCttccaggcagggaggagcGGGACGTGCTGCTCCAAATCAGACCACGTAGTTCAGGCCTCGGGACAGGTCTGCCGCTCCGCACTCACGAACGGGACCCACATATCCCACTGCCCCTCTcgcctgctccctcctccctggctCAGCTGAACCAAGAAATACCTTAAAATCCAGCCCACgcatacacacacatgcacaaaaggaaaatcaggcgtggttttgttttttgggtttttttttagttcatgACCGACatggtgagcagcagcacaacatTGGTTACTAATTAAATAAGCTGAGAGAGGAGCTTGTCATGCCAGCCAcgggttttttgggtttttttacagcaTCACGAACAGGACAGGACTGTTGTGGAACACGTCTCGAGCTGTTTATTTTCAGTATCAGACTCATTACATGGTTGGGACAATGGGAAGGTGCCAGCAGCTCACATCGTCGGCAGCAGCCGCAGAACTTGGTGTTACAATGcactttaaaagttttttgaCCAATCACAAAAAGTAAAAGCACATTGCCAGTAATTTTATCCAACCACTATAAGTATACATATCTTTGGATGAAACAATGCTTGCTTATTTTGAATACAATACCTGCTTGTAAGCTTTAAAATATAATGCACAGAGCTCCATTATTAAGCTTAGAACTTTCTAATATCTTGCTAGATATGCTTTTCTGCTTAGGGAGTTATTCTTGCCAAGCTTTAATACACAGACCATTGTTTTATTTATCCTTGCTTTCTACATCTCATATAACTTTTCTGCTGACAAATCTTATGGCTACTGCTTAGATCTAATTGCagttctgctgtttctgagaCCTGCTTTTTGCAGGTTTCCCAAAAACCTCTAATTTTAAGGATTCCCACAGTTATAAAACCATTTGGGTCCCTAGGAATATGGGCAGCACTTAGGATGAGGATGCACAAGGTGGCATCTTGCAGACTTCAGCTACTCTGTCCATGTCCTGCATTTCCTGGCAATGACCCCCTGACAGCTGCCAGACATCTCCTGGCCTCAACGGGGGTCTCTGGCcttgtcctgctcctccttctcctATTCCTCCCACCGCAcacttttctgctttcccaaaAGCTGTGGGAGAGGAGTTGTGCCAGTCTCCAGCGTAGTCTTTGGTTTGGGGAGGCCCATGGGGGGACCCACatctgggaggagggaagaaggtgAGGAGTAAGCAGGTGCtgccttcctttcctcctcttcctcctgaaATGCCTCTGACTTCTCCCCAGATAACTAAATTATCCCAAAATGAAACTGAATTCCTCCCAAAATAACTCTGAATTCCTCCCCCCAATATATCTGAATTATCCCAAATATCTCTGCATTCCTCCCCAGAGCCTCCAAATCCTCCTAAAATACCCATGAATTCTCCTAAAATATTCAATTTCTACCCAAATACCTCTGAACCTCTACAGAGCCTCCCACAGAGCATccttttggcagcagcaggagctcagacTCTTCTCCAGGTCCTTGGGGAGTCCCGAGGGGAGGTGGAGCCTCATTTCActccagctgggaaaacaaaTGATAGGGACGGGTGTTATGTGACGGATGTGTCAGCCAAGCCCCTCTCCGCAGCTGGAGTGACAGGGACATGAAGCAACCAGTTGTCACATACCTCCTTAGGATGCTCCCAACAtcctaaaaggaaaaagggagaaaaaagggaattaaagaCTGCATAAGCAGCACTTTGGGAGAGCTTTTGGTAAGGATGGCACTCTCCTGGGGCAAGCACCTGTCCTCCAGCTGCCCAATGAGTCTGTGGAACTGTGCAACACCCCCGGCCACCCGTAATGATTTTTCAGTGTGGGCAGCCGCCAAAGTGTGGTCCAGCTCAGCCAGCCGCCCCAGCACCgtgtgctcctgctccatcagcagccagagcagccccccGAACTCAGCCTCAATGCGGCTCCGTTTCACTCATCTCCTGGAGGAGACAAAAAATACACGTGCAACCCCCAGACCCGAACCTTCGCCTTTTGACTTAAAGGACAAAAGTACTTACGTTGTAGCCAGGGGGGCTGTAAcactggggcaggacaggggatGCCACTAATTAGGGTAATTACTGTAGGGTAATTAAGTGCTTCACCCCCAAGgttctcctttcccctcccctgtTGCCATTCCTCTTTATATTCTGTCCAAAACCAATACAGGCCCTGAGAAGCAGTTAATTCCATGTTAACAAATGTCTCTTTATGACTCAGACTGGGATGAAAACGAGCAGTGCCATGACACTGATTTAAAGTGTGGGTCACAAGCAACTGTACACAGAGGTGGTGCTTGCCAAACCTGCCCAGGGTCTGCACCAACCACTCCAGCTGGGCATAGGCTTTGCAGGGCACCAGGATGCCTCTCAGATATGATCCCACGTGCTCCTCCAAGAGGGgcttggggaaaaataaatacccAAAGACCCATTCCGACTGCTGGATAACAGAGGGAACCCCCTGTACCACGTAGTCTTGGTATTTCTTTCCTGGTATTTCTTCTCTTCACTTACTCTCCAGTCCAGAAACTCTGCCAACACCTTCCTTAAGGATTGCAGGTGAAACTGGATTTTCTCATGAatacaccaaaacaaaacaacctgaAGCAATCAACCCAGTTTGTTTGTATAATCCTACCTTCTTACATTATTTGGTGGAGGAAAGCAAATAATCCCCCTAAAAATGGCCCCTCACTGCCTTCCCTGGAAAGCAGAAATCAACTCACTTTATGTTTTCCCACAACTAGGATCAGGCACTGTAGCTTTGCTTTCccatgaagaaattaaaatattttcactttgcaCCTTTTttcagcaggagggagaggaggaaggccTGATGGGTCATAGGAAGGTGATCTCACCTTGCAAGTCTTGCCCGATCCTCCAAAAGTCCTCATGACCACAGCCTGTGGTGGCTCACCCATTGCCTCTCTTCAACACCAGGAGATGAAGCTCTGGCCAGTGTTAGCAGAGGGGTTTAGTGCAGCTGCTGTAGCCATGCTGCCCTCCTGGCTAGGAGAAAGGAGTGCTGGGGATTGGCACAGGGTGAAGGACCCTGTGCTTGGACCACCCCTGGATGTTCCTGTGCTCAGTTCCCAGCAAAAGCTGAcccagctggaaaagcaaatgTCATCACCCATGAGCAGTCTTTGAATATATATGTTATATGCACAAGGTTGTCTTATTTCCAGGCGTTGCTGTCACATTCCTCACCTGGaagctgctcccagctttgCCTTGTTCACCTCCATCATGTGGAACAGGCCAGAATCAGATTTGGGGAACTAAGAAGGCAAAATTTAATCAATTTCTCCCTTTGTGGAGCCATGCaataatgctttcttttttttgcagtggcTTCCCTCCCTAGTGCCTGCgttgagaaaataaatggcCCTGAAATGGGGGCAATCAGATGGTGCAGGAGGTGTCCAAGCACGTCATGGCCCCATCTGCAGGCAAGAGATAGGAGGGCTCCTCCCTTCTTGGCTGATAAAAGCTGGCAGACACTGAGACAGGACTGAGCTTTGGCTGAGCCTGTgccagagagaggaggaaaaaaatcgcaaaaggaaaaaaaaacagtggagAAGCAGCCCAATGGAGGAAAACCATCTGGAGGAACCCCAAAACAGCACCAGcaacagcaaggaaaacacCAAGAAGGTTTgagtgagggggaaaaagtgcTGATAGAGGGGGTTATATCACCCTGATGTCTGTGGAAGGGTGGGGGAAACAGGATTTTGAGCCCCCTCCCTATCCCATGAACTCAAGAAGGCAAGTGATTTACCCTTGCTTTGGTCTCAGGATCTTTGTTTGGGATTTAAAGGTGTTTTGGAATGGAGAGTCATGGTGATTATTTGCTTCTTGTCTACCTGTGACAATCCAGATGGGGAATTTGAGTGAGAAACAGCATAGGTCCTGCTTTTATCTTCATCCGGGTGATTTTCTCACCTTTTTCCCACTTTTACTCATCACCCTGCTGCTTTAATGCCCTTATCTGCAGATTGGATGAggaaaaacacatggaaaagaagcaactggtttttttaaactgtcaCAGCATGGTTTTATTAGATCGTTTTGGGGCTTTATTACTCATGCCCAGGGTCCTTTACCACAGACAATCCCTTGTTTGCATGCAAAACCTCACCCTGACTTCCAGAGGATGAATTTGAGACCATTTGGTACCAGCTTTTATCTCCCCCACACACATTTTCTCCAAGGTCAACAGCaaatttcttcccttctcaCAAGATTTCTCTGAATGTGAGATGTGAATGTGGCTTATCTCAATTTTAGGGACTTTCCTCACTCAAATAAACTTTGTCAGATTTGATTAATGAATGGTGGATGCAGAGATGGATTTAAGATGGATAGATTCAGCCTTCAACCAGCATGGAGGTTTGGGAGTATAATAATATCTACAATGGATATAGATTTATCCCAATGTTCTCCTCATAGAACATAGTCATCAGGGAATTAATTGATTTAACCCAACTCCAAGGGTCTTCCCATAAATGAACCAAGCTCTGTTGCAACTgttgaagaaaaagaacactATTTTCTTGAAGTACTTAGATTAAATGTGGTGGTTAAACATAATTTTGAATATAGAAAAGGACAGAAGCTGAGATGTGACTGTTTGAAGGataattctttccttttcctgtgcctCCAGTCAGGAAGAGAGGACGCTGAGGGTGCAATGGCTTTCTTCCTCAAACCACGGCCATGCACGTGGCACCTTGCCCTGGACTACCACAGTGCCAAACAGTTTGAAGGTAATCAGAGGTGGCTAGAAAGGACCAAAGTACCTGTTCCTTGTGTTTTCTGGGCTGAGATGTTCAGTGGAGTTGGAGATTCTCCAGGTCCACCTTCTGTTTCCCTAGGGCCTCCATCTCCAACCTCCATCTGTTTGCTCTTCCATCTCCAACCTCAACTGGACATATATTCTCCATCTCCAACTTCCACCTCTTCACacatctcctttcctctccctttctctttgaAAAGTCACCAGTAAAGGTGTTTTGGGGGTGTGTGTTCTCTAGGCTTAAATTTGGCTTCTGATTCATtccctgttttgcttttcagtggATGTAACCCTGGATCCAGCCACAGCGGGTCCAGAGGTGATCCTCTCTGAGGACCTCAAAGAGGCCACCTGGGGCAGACCTCGATGCCAGTGGCCGGAGGCTCCGGGGCGGTTCGACACTGACCCGTGCATGCTGGGCAGCGAGGGCTTCACCTCAGGCCGCCACTACTGGGAGGTGGAGGCCAGTGGGCGCTTCTGGGCTGTGGGAGTGGCCCGTGAGTCAGTGCAGAGGAAAGGGCGCATCCTCTTCAAGCCCAACACTGAAATCTGGGGCTTGCAGAAGTATGATGAGCTCTGCGTAGCCCTCACTGCTCCATCCAACACCTCTGTCCCACTCCTCAATGGGGAGATCGGAGTCTACCTGGACTATGAGGTGGGACAGGTCTCTTTCTACGCCGTCAGCAGCCGCCAACGCATCTTCACTTTTCCTGTGGCCTCCTTCAGTGGGGAGAGGGTCTTCCCCTACTTTTGCGTGCTCCTCTCAACCATTAAACTGTCCCCCAAGGGCTGATGCCCTGGAAGGATCCTCGCAAAAGCTGATTGTATCATGGTAGTTGGAAATGCTTGTTGATGCtcctcagtttttattttccaagtcTTGGAGTCATTTCTAACCCAgttcctgctcccacctccATCTTAGATATCTCTGTTCTGGGTTATCTCCACCGGGGTTTGGGtctgagctcagcacagctcatctCCAGTTGTTAAATTTATCCAAAGCTCGTTAACAGGACCTGGGCTTCCCTGAGCTTGTTTTGAGATaaaaactttgatttttctcccaaattcaGCTTCCTCTGAAGGTTCCTTTTGTTAACCTCAGTGCCCATGATTGGCTGGGCTTCCAgcacaaattaaaaatcttaaattttgcAAGCTTTGTATTAATATCAGCTTCTACCACAAGGATGTACTCACACCCACTGCCCCCgctcttttcctctgctgttcccCATGCTTGAAATGTATTTCTAAGTACTTAGCATGTAAATATGCTCAGAATAGAATAAAATCGTTTTTCTCTGAGAAGTAGAAGGTATCTGCATTTGTGCCACCACTAAGTTGCCCCAAACCCAGAAAGatctcccagggctgtcctgcccCTCCACCCCACCCCCCTGGATTCTCCAGAACTATCTCACAGGGATCTCCAAAGGCTCTCTTGTCCCATAAACACCTTGTTGGTCCCCTGGAACTCCTAAAATCCCTTTCCCAGGGGCTTTCAAAGCCTTTTTGAGATTTCCTTTCATGTCCCTATGGTGCACCAGATGTCTGGGAGTGAGAAggcctccctgcagcacccgAGGAGCTGACACAGAGGTTTGGAGGCCGTCTCATCTTGTTGCCCttgcctgagctctgcagcgcatttttattacaaatccagctcctctcagtgctgcagtgggaagAGGCGAGCCCATTGTCATCCAGGTAAGCACAGAGCCCACCGCCACGGATCAGAAACCTGGAAGTACAGAGGACATAACCCATTTCACATGGAGtggcaggaaaaaggagaaaagtcaCATGTAGGCTTCCCTCAGCTTTAGTTCTCAG is part of the Catharus ustulatus isolate bCatUst1 chromosome Z, bCatUst1.pri.v2, whole genome shotgun sequence genome and harbors:
- the LOC117010794 gene encoding butyrophilin subfamily 1 member A1-like isoform X1; its protein translation is MEENHLEEPQNSTSNSKENTKKSGREDAEGAMAFFLKPRPCTWHLALDYHSAKQFEVDVTLDPATAGPEVILSEDLKEATWGRPRCQWPEAPGRFDTDPCMLGSEGFTSGRHYWEVEASGRFWAVGVARESVQRKGRILFKPNTEIWGLQKYDELCVALTAPSNTSVPLLNGEIGVYLDYEVGQVSFYAVSSRQRIFTFPVASFSGERVFPYFCVLLSTIKLSPKG
- the LOC117010794 gene encoding butyrophilin subfamily 1 member A1-like isoform X2; protein product: MAFFLKPRPCTWHLALDYHSAKQFEVDVTLDPATAGPEVILSEDLKEATWGRPRCQWPEAPGRFDTDPCMLGSEGFTSGRHYWEVEASGRFWAVGVARESVQRKGRILFKPNTEIWGLQKYDELCVALTAPSNTSVPLLNGEIGVYLDYEVGQVSFYAVSSRQRIFTFPVASFSGERVFPYFCVLLSTIKLSPKG